In Nicotiana tabacum cultivar K326 chromosome 17, ASM71507v2, whole genome shotgun sequence, one DNA window encodes the following:
- the LOC107831169 gene encoding uncharacterized protein LOC107831169: protein MLRERHLKELLSDKGRTNFSRGREHQGPPKPPSPARTISMIIKDDTSINNVKFTTTHKLKRSITRERYDKLEKSIIFDKSDADGLVFPNHDTLVITLQTLDTNVKCIMIDDGSGACIIHPRVLTKMKLEDRIVSHCITLTGFNNAVEWTSGEITLPILSGDVTLETTFHIMNQDNAYNTRIHPMKVVPSSLYQVIKFPTPLGHTYMSGIPKEITTHKLNVDPYHPQVKQVRRKFNSAINDAVRDEVEKMLENGSIRESKYPKWVANVVMVKKKNGKWRMCADFTDLNKACPKDSFSLPHIDQLIDATAGHELLSFLDAYSGYNQILME, encoded by the exons ATGCTACGTGAAAGACATCTTAAAGAGCTGCTAAGCGACAAGGGAAGAACTAATTTTTCCAGAGGGCGCGAACATCAAGGGCCACCTAAACCACCATCACCAGCCCGTACCATCAGTATGATCATCAAAGACGACACCTCTATCAACAACGTGAAGTTCACCACTACACACAAACTTAAGCGATCCATCACCCGTGAACGGTACGACAAACTCGAaaaaagtatcatcttcgacaaGTCAGATGCCGACGGTTTGGTCTTCCCTAATCATGACACTCTCGTTATTACTCTGCAAACTTTGGATACTAATGTTAAATGTATTATGATTGATGACGGAAGTGGCGCGTGCATCATCCATCCCCGAGTACTTACCaaaatgaaactcgaggatagGATAGTGTCGCACTGCATCACACTAactggttttaacaatgcagttgaatgGACATCCGGAGAAATTACTCTCCCCATTTTATCCGGCGACGTAACTCTAGAAACAACATTCCACATCATGAACCAAGACAATGCGTACAACACCAGGATACACCCCATGAAGGTTGTCCCCTCCAGCTTataccaagtcatcaaatttccaactccattgGG CCATACATATATGTCGGGCATCCCAAAGGAGATCACCACGCATAAATTAAACGTCGACCCCTACCACCCTCAGGTGAAGCAGGTCAGGCGTAAATTCAACTCAGCAATCAATGATGCAGTGCGTGATGAAGTGGAAAAAATGTTAGAAAATGGTTCCATAAGGGAATCAAAGTACCCCAAATGGGTCGCCAACGTGGTAatggtcaaaaagaagaatgggaaatggaggatgtGTGCAGACTTCACAGACTTGAACAAAGCTTGCCCGAAGGATTCATTCTCGCTGCCTCACATCGACCAACTCATTGATGCAACAGCCGGACATGAGCTACTAAGTTTCTTGGACGCTTACTCAGGCTACAATCAGATCCTCATGGAATAG